Proteins from one Pongo abelii isolate AG06213 chromosome 19, NHGRI_mPonAbe1-v2.0_pri, whole genome shotgun sequence genomic window:
- the NT5C gene encoding 5'(3')-deoxyribonucleotidase, cytosolic type isoform X1 encodes MARSVRVLVDMDGVLTDFEAGLLRGFRRRFPEEPHVPLEQRRGFLAREQYRALRPDLADKVASVYEAPGFFLDLEPIPGALDAVREMNDLPDTEVFICTSPLLKYDHCVGEKYRWVEQHLGPQFVERIILTRDKTVVLGDLLIDDKDTIRGQEETPSWEHILFTCCHNRHLVLPPTRRRLLSWSDNWREILDSKRGAAQRE; translated from the exons ATGGCGCGGAGCGTGCGCGTGCTCGTGGACATGGACGGCGTCCTCACCGACTTCGAGGCCGGCCTTCTGCGGGGCTTCCGCCGCCGCTTCCCTGAGGAGCCGCACGTGCCGCTGGAGCAGCGCCGCGGCTTCCTGGCCCGCGAGCAGTACCGCGCCCTGCGGCCCGACCTGGCA GATAAAGTGGCCAGTGTGTACGAAGCCCCGGGCTTTTTCCTGGACCTGGAGCCCATCCCGGGAGCCTTGGACGCTGTGCGGGAGATGAACGACCTACCGGA CACGGAGGTCTTCATCTGCACCAGCCCCCTGCTGAAGTACGACCACTGTGTGGGTGAGAAG TACCGCTGGGTGGAGCAGCACTTGGGGCCCCAGTTCGTAGAACGAATTATCCTGACAAGGGACAAGACGGTGGTCTTGGGGGACCTGCTCATTGACGACAAGGACACAATTCGAG GCCAGGAGGAGACCCCAAGCTGGGAGCACATCTTGTTCACCTGCTGCCACAATCGGCACCTGGTCCTGCCCCCGACAAGGAGACGGCTGCTCTCCTGGAGTGACAACTGGAGGGAGATCTTAGACAGCAAGCGAGGAGCTGCGCAGCGGGAATGA
- the NT5C gene encoding 5'(3')-deoxyribonucleotidase, cytosolic type isoform X2: MQISPADPVRRLGSGSSAPLPAPRTSGRARAPQTPRARSSSPAAMARSVRVLVDMDGVLTDFEAGLLRGFRRRFPEEPHVPLEQRRGFLAREQYRALRPDLADKVASVYEAPGFFLDLEPIPGALDAVREMNDLPDTEVFICTSPLLKYDHCVGQEETPSWEHILFTCCHNRHLVLPPTRRRLLSWSDNWREILDSKRGAAQRE; the protein is encoded by the exons ATGCAAATCAGCCCGGCGGACCCCGTCCGCCGCCTGGGCTCCGGAAGCAGCGCTCCCCTCCCCGCTCCCCGCACTTCCGGCCGGGCCCGCGCCCCCCAGACCCCGAGAGCCCGCAGCTCCAGCCCGGCGGCGATGGCGCGGAGCGTGCGCGTGCTCGTGGACATGGACGGCGTCCTCACCGACTTCGAGGCCGGCCTTCTGCGGGGCTTCCGCCGCCGCTTCCCTGAGGAGCCGCACGTGCCGCTGGAGCAGCGCCGCGGCTTCCTGGCCCGCGAGCAGTACCGCGCCCTGCGGCCCGACCTGGCA GATAAAGTGGCCAGTGTGTACGAAGCCCCGGGCTTTTTCCTGGACCTGGAGCCCATCCCGGGAGCCTTGGACGCTGTGCGGGAGATGAACGACCTACCGGA CACGGAGGTCTTCATCTGCACCAGCCCCCTGCTGAAGTACGACCACTGTGTGG GCCAGGAGGAGACCCCAAGCTGGGAGCACATCTTGTTCACCTGCTGCCACAATCGGCACCTGGTCCTGCCCCCGACAAGGAGACGGCTGCTCTCCTGGAGTGACAACTGGAGGGAGATCTTAGACAGCAAGCGAGGAGCTGCGCAGCGGGAATGA
- the NT5C gene encoding 5'(3')-deoxyribonucleotidase, cytosolic type isoform X3: MQISPADPVRRLGSGSSAPLPAPRTSGRARAPQTPRARSSSPAAMARSVRVLVDMDGVLTDFEAGLLRGFRRRFPEEPHVPLEQRRGFLAREQYRALRPDLADKVASVYEAPGFFLDLEPIPGALDAVREMNDLPDTEVFICTSPLLKYDHCVGEKVWLPRPYSAFGAA, encoded by the exons ATGCAAATCAGCCCGGCGGACCCCGTCCGCCGCCTGGGCTCCGGAAGCAGCGCTCCCCTCCCCGCTCCCCGCACTTCCGGCCGGGCCCGCGCCCCCCAGACCCCGAGAGCCCGCAGCTCCAGCCCGGCGGCGATGGCGCGGAGCGTGCGCGTGCTCGTGGACATGGACGGCGTCCTCACCGACTTCGAGGCCGGCCTTCTGCGGGGCTTCCGCCGCCGCTTCCCTGAGGAGCCGCACGTGCCGCTGGAGCAGCGCCGCGGCTTCCTGGCCCGCGAGCAGTACCGCGCCCTGCGGCCCGACCTGGCA GATAAAGTGGCCAGTGTGTACGAAGCCCCGGGCTTTTTCCTGGACCTGGAGCCCATCCCGGGAGCCTTGGACGCTGTGCGGGAGATGAACGACCTACCGGA CACGGAGGTCTTCATCTGCACCAGCCCCCTGCTGAAGTACGACCACTGTGTGGGTGAGAAGGTGTGGCTGCCCCGCCCCTACTCCGCATTTGGAGCTGCCTAA